The following coding sequences lie in one Capsicum annuum cultivar UCD-10X-F1 chromosome 5, UCD10Xv1.1, whole genome shotgun sequence genomic window:
- the LOC124898967 gene encoding LOW QUALITY PROTEIN: UDP-glycosyltransferase 71E1-like (The sequence of the model RefSeq protein was modified relative to this genomic sequence to represent the inferred CDS: inserted 1 base in 1 codon; deleted 1 base in 1 codon): MSEIKKAELVIIPSPGMGHLVPAIEMAKLLITRDDQLSVTVLIMNMNLDSNLNPYIQSLSSNANCTSSKLKFILLPRDESTLQLLNSKTFFSGFIDSHKPQVRQVVAQIQQTATLSGFVVDMMCTTMIDVANEFGVPTYVFYTTSAAVLGLHFHMQSLRDDFNTDVTNYKDDPESELSVPSYLNPFPAKCLPFILLDKEGGSTMFLDISKRYRETRGILVNTLQELETHAMKSLSLDEKIPPVNPVGPVLNLNSCVGNKEESSRGEIIKWLDTQTPSSVVFLCFGSSGSFNKEQVKEIAQALEGSGVRFLWSLRKPPPKDSWYPSDYENPEDALPEGFLERTKRIGKVIGWAPQSVILSHPSVGGFVSHCGWNSVLESIWFGVPMATWPMYSELQANAFQLVKDLGMAVDIKMDYNIRGSNTYVIKAEDIEKAIRQLMDPENEIRTKVKDMKEKSRLALEEGGSSYTSXGRFIEQVMGNI, translated from the exons ATGAGTGAAATCAAGAAGGCAGAGTTGGTCATCATACCATCTCCTGGAATGGGTCATCTGGTACCCGCAATAGAGATGGCAAAGCTCCTTATAACGAGAGATGATCAGCTCTCCGTTACTGTCCTTATCATGAACATGAACCTAGACTCCAATCTCAATCCTTACATCCAATCACTTTCCTCAAATGCTAATTGCACCTCATCAAAATTGAAATTTATACTTCTCCCTCGAGATGAATCCACTTTGCAACTCCTCAACAGCAAAACATTCTTTTCTGGATTTATTGATAGCCATAAGCCTCAGGTTAGACAGGTTGTGGCTCAAATTCAGCAAACAGCTACACTATCGGGATTTGTGGTAGACATGATGTGTACCACAATGATAGATGTGGCTAATGAATTTGGTGTCCCGACTTATGTTTTCTACACGACTAGTGCAGCTGTGCTTGGCCTCCACTTTCATATGCAGAGCCTAAGGGATGATTTTAACACGGATGTTACCAATTACAAGGATGACCCTGAATCAGAACTCTCTGTACCTTCATATTTAAATCCATTTCCAGCGAAATGTTTGCCGTTCATACTCTTGGACAAGGAAGGTGGTTCCACTATGTTCCTTGATATTTCCAAAAGATATCGAGAAACCAGAGGAATCTTGGTGAACACCTTGCAGGAGTTGGAAACTCATGCCATGAAATCGCTCTCTCTGGACGAGAAAATCCCACCCGTTAATCCAGTAGGACCAGTGCTGAATCTCAATAGTTGCGTCGGCAATAAGGAAGAGTCATCTCGAGGGGAAATTATCAAATGGTTAGATACACAAACTCCATCCTCTGTAGTGTTCCTCTGCTTTGGAAGCTCGGGAAGTTTCAATAAAGAGCAAGTGAAGGAAATTGCGCAGGCTCTAGAGGGCAGC GGTGTCAGGTTCTTGTGGTCTCTAAGAAAGCCACCACCTAAAGATTCATGGTATCCAAGTGACTATGAGAACCCGGAAGATGCCTTGCCGGAGGGGTTTCTGGAAAGGACGAAACGGATTGGAAAGGTGATAGGATGGGCACCCCAATCTGTAATCTTGTCTCATCCATCCGTGGGTGGATTTGTGTCGCACTGTGGTTGGAATTCAGTATTGGAGAGTATCTGGTTCGGAGTGCCAATGGCAACTTGGCCAATGTATTCGGAGCTGCAAGCAAATGCGTTTCAATTAGTGAAGGATTTGGGTATGGCAGTGGATATTAAGATGGATTATAATATCAGGGGAAGTAACACATACGTTATAAAAGCGGAGGACATAGAGAAAGCAATAAGGCAGTTGATGGATCCTGAAAATGAAATAAGGACGAAGGTGAAAGACATGAAGGAGAAGAGCAGATTGGCTCTAGAGGAAGGTGGCTCATCCTACACTT GTGGACGTTTTATTGAGCAGGTTATGGGCAACATCTAA